A single window of [Clostridium] hylemonae DSM 15053 DNA harbors:
- a CDS encoding tautomerase family protein, whose product MPHISIKMYPGRTEEVKKELAEKTKAFIMEQMNMEEKYISVSVEEYEKENWKEEVADKIRPEDLYVKSNF is encoded by the coding sequence ATGCCGCATATCAGCATTAAAATGTATCCGGGACGAACGGAAGAAGTTAAGAAAGAGCTGGCCGAGAAGACGAAAGCGTTCATCATGGAACAGATGAATATGGAAGAAAAGTATATTTCTGTATCTGTGGAAGAATATGAGAAAGAAAACTGGAAAGAAGAAGTTGCTGACAAGATACGGCCGGAAGACTTGTATGTAAAGTCGAACTTCTGA
- a CDS encoding InlB B-repeat-containing protein, which translates to MGKKNFRKLKILLMAGAIAALVFTAGAGEALAVGIHVDENAAETGNDDQKAQEDGTAKEQEESGGNIDKSGQEDAPPAGQESIELVQGDTPALRALKDAAEGKTDLRQVMLSERLTASSVRAVPGAFDISEGDITLSENGDYEQKNKLDTVVSTGTKGDEQFTVTGNTGEYGIRVKSGASATIQVQGMKINMTPDAPKKSGIYIEAGATVTLVLGTDDTLVSGSGYMPGITLEPGATLNITGAGVLDVTGGAGADGISGTDNAQGGTLKVDGEARLHVYSDQESACNVKVSSISNKILQGTLETPVSMDAPTNIQAENKNKRTEKYPMTLPAGHRSFAVSTTADGGEYVSYFPGTDGNVQSSHLLVDAAAPARHSYNLTGAGNTFAALRNLKDQEVAYTVIFHANGGTFHETENEKLIFDGSKKVKYGELITGAPGNADVERNAHTLLGWYRIQDSAEDSDKWNFDRDQVVRDNMTLYATWKPDSCTVIYRSGNQNVMTKDGYAYKDTIEKADSWKPGSDINKGYTLVYWQTDDGKRWEFGAGGTQLTKATTVLTAVWLQDCTVTFDPNAGGEEITGWPRKTTVPATWLVSRPDEKPLRAGYRFTNWYKDKACTQEWDFDSDTAKGAKMTLYAGWGAETTIVTFHVDTDAGEMVTPTTLAVGFGNTIDEPSASKPKRTDKLTTEYVVEGWYTDDRPAKKWDFSTELIDPDGEFHLYAKWRQKTCYAVLNPGDKDAAPQEEIPKQVPYGSTLETQYGADGLDDVFTKKGHKITGWRTPAGKLWGMDEPLTEDVSLKAQWEAEVYDVKFETPADAPELPDNEKMQQVVFNRTVQAPAYPETDDAWPGHTFLGWNTDVNGNGTDWIFSGEAGATLVEEPVTLYAQWQRDEYTVSFHTYAGDENPPPDQSGIYYGENISAPAEPAREHYDFLGWFTDEEHTHLWDFDADTVTGDMVLYAGWEGNLLDVTLHVTYEPEHAEHPGEEVAVTPTEDIRYGDFLDRDMLESLEETKHRDGYTLNGWFTSPDHASESEWKFADMRAEPADEQLDLYAYWTWDEYTVTFVTYDGDEENNIPPVQGVHFGEKITRPENDPVREHYEFDDWYADLEAEDKTPWNFGTDTVKGDMNLYAGWIPDVYTLSFETNGGTPLDPVPVTYGTYVDKELLKTKRTGYELTGWFKDPGLTEAFAPESEYVDRDMTIYAAWELEKFTVRLHYREDKDSQEEEVTTYTKVYQVGDYIAKPDKAIPHKTLSSWFTAPDWQKEHQWVFKRDKVTGDTDLYAYWSDTLYKVHFETYGGTEIEDKELPWGSLLEAPEAPEHDGCVFGGWFKDAEYKTAWDFEEDFVDGNTTVYAKWKPNTYTVTFDAAGGTGGPAAQKLPYGSLIPEPAAPVREGYVLTGWKSSEGGDWNFAQDTVAGDMTLTAQWKAAAAAAKASGEGKQTGGTGSSGGAGGTSGSGDGTLDSAVQALTDAANGLKKILTGDKAPLTYAVTGIFLSAAALIWLLKKRFK; encoded by the coding sequence ATGGGAAAGAAAAACTTCAGGAAGTTAAAAATACTATTGATGGCAGGAGCCATCGCCGCACTTGTATTTACGGCCGGCGCCGGGGAGGCGCTGGCGGTCGGGATCCATGTGGATGAAAACGCGGCTGAGACCGGCAATGACGATCAGAAGGCGCAGGAGGACGGGACGGCCAAGGAGCAAGAAGAATCCGGCGGCAACATAGATAAGAGCGGACAGGAAGACGCGCCCCCCGCCGGGCAGGAAAGTATTGAACTGGTGCAGGGTGATACTCCGGCGCTGCGCGCGCTGAAAGATGCGGCGGAGGGAAAAACGGACTTACGTCAGGTGATGCTGTCTGAGAGGCTCACTGCTTCCAGCGTTCGAGCTGTGCCGGGGGCGTTTGACATATCAGAAGGGGATATTACGCTGTCGGAAAACGGTGACTATGAGCAGAAAAATAAGCTGGATACCGTTGTTTCCACCGGAACGAAGGGAGACGAACAGTTTACCGTGACAGGGAACACGGGAGAGTATGGTATCCGCGTAAAAAGCGGCGCGTCTGCGACTATTCAGGTACAGGGGATGAAGATAAACATGACGCCGGATGCCCCAAAGAAAAGCGGCATTTATATAGAAGCGGGAGCGACGGTCACACTCGTGCTCGGCACAGACGATACACTTGTGTCCGGCAGTGGCTACATGCCGGGGATCACGCTGGAACCGGGAGCGACGCTAAACATTACTGGTGCAGGCGTGCTGGATGTCACCGGCGGCGCGGGAGCAGACGGCATAAGCGGAACCGATAATGCGCAGGGCGGCACGCTCAAGGTAGACGGGGAGGCAAGGCTGCATGTATACAGCGATCAGGAATCGGCATGCAATGTAAAAGTTTCTTCCATATCAAACAAGATCCTGCAGGGCACGCTCGAGACGCCGGTTTCCATGGATGCGCCGACTAACATACAGGCAGAAAATAAAAATAAGAGGACAGAGAAGTATCCGATGACTCTTCCGGCGGGACACCGTTCCTTTGCCGTGTCGACTACGGCGGACGGCGGAGAATATGTCTCATATTTTCCCGGAACTGACGGAAACGTACAGTCTTCTCACCTTCTTGTAGACGCGGCTGCGCCGGCGCGGCACAGTTATAACCTCACCGGGGCCGGCAATACCTTTGCCGCACTTCGGAATCTGAAAGACCAGGAAGTCGCGTATACAGTCATATTCCACGCAAACGGCGGCACATTCCATGAGACAGAGAATGAGAAGCTTATCTTTGACGGCAGTAAAAAAGTGAAATATGGTGAATTGATAACCGGAGCGCCTGGGAATGCAGATGTAGAGCGGAACGCGCATACACTGCTCGGCTGGTACCGGATACAGGATTCTGCGGAAGACTCCGACAAGTGGAATTTCGACAGAGACCAGGTCGTTAGGGACAACATGACGTTATATGCTACATGGAAACCGGATTCCTGTACGGTCATCTACCGGTCAGGTAACCAGAACGTAATGACAAAGGACGGGTACGCATATAAGGATACGATAGAAAAAGCAGACAGCTGGAAGCCGGGCAGTGATATTAATAAGGGTTATACACTCGTGTACTGGCAGACAGATGATGGAAAACGGTGGGAATTCGGCGCTGGCGGTACGCAGCTTACAAAGGCGACGACAGTCCTTACGGCAGTATGGCTTCAGGACTGTACGGTCACATTTGATCCGAATGCCGGAGGAGAAGAGATCACAGGCTGGCCGAGAAAGACGACCGTTCCGGCGACATGGCTTGTGAGCAGGCCGGACGAGAAGCCGCTGCGGGCCGGTTACCGTTTTACGAACTGGTATAAGGACAAGGCTTGTACCCAGGAGTGGGACTTTGATTCCGACACGGCGAAAGGCGCGAAGATGACGCTCTATGCCGGCTGGGGGGCAGAGACCACGATCGTTACCTTTCATGTGGATACGGATGCAGGAGAAATGGTGACACCGACGACATTGGCTGTCGGTTTCGGCAATACGATCGACGAGCCGTCGGCTTCCAAGCCAAAGCGGACAGATAAACTGACTACGGAGTATGTAGTAGAAGGGTGGTATACGGACGACAGACCGGCGAAGAAGTGGGATTTCAGTACAGAGCTTATCGACCCGGACGGCGAATTCCACCTGTACGCGAAGTGGAGGCAGAAGACATGCTATGCAGTGCTGAACCCTGGGGATAAGGACGCCGCTCCTCAGGAAGAGATTCCCAAACAGGTGCCTTACGGCAGTACCCTGGAGACGCAGTACGGCGCGGACGGGCTGGATGACGTGTTTACCAAAAAAGGGCATAAGATAACCGGCTGGCGCACGCCGGCAGGAAAGCTGTGGGGCATGGATGAACCATTGACAGAAGACGTGAGTCTTAAAGCACAGTGGGAAGCAGAAGTCTATGATGTGAAATTTGAGACCCCTGCGGACGCACCGGAGCTTCCAGATAATGAGAAAATGCAGCAGGTCGTATTCAACCGTACCGTACAGGCCCCTGCATATCCGGAGACGGATGACGCGTGGCCGGGGCATACATTCCTCGGCTGGAATACAGATGTGAACGGAAACGGGACGGACTGGATATTTTCCGGGGAGGCAGGAGCGACTCTGGTTGAAGAGCCTGTAACGCTTTATGCACAGTGGCAGCGGGATGAGTATACCGTGTCCTTCCATACATACGCAGGCGATGAGAATCCGCCGCCGGATCAGAGTGGTATCTATTATGGGGAGAACATATCCGCACCTGCGGAACCTGCCCGGGAGCATTATGATTTCCTCGGCTGGTTTACGGATGAAGAGCATACTCACCTCTGGGACTTTGACGCAGATACGGTGACCGGTGACATGGTACTGTATGCCGGCTGGGAGGGCAATCTCCTCGATGTTACGCTGCATGTCACATATGAGCCGGAGCACGCAGAGCATCCGGGGGAAGAGGTGGCGGTGACTCCCACAGAAGACATCAGGTACGGAGATTTTCTTGACAGAGATATGCTGGAGAGTCTGGAGGAGACAAAGCACCGTGACGGGTATACGCTGAACGGGTGGTTTACCTCGCCTGATCATGCGTCAGAGAGCGAATGGAAGTTTGCCGATATGAGAGCAGAGCCCGCGGACGAGCAGCTGGATCTGTATGCGTACTGGACGTGGGATGAATATACGGTGACGTTTGTCACATACGACGGAGATGAAGAAAACAATATCCCGCCTGTGCAGGGAGTCCATTTCGGGGAGAAGATCACAAGACCTGAAAATGATCCGGTGAGAGAGCACTATGAATTTGACGACTGGTATGCTGATCTGGAGGCGGAGGATAAAACGCCGTGGAACTTTGGCACCGATACGGTGAAGGGTGACATGAATCTGTATGCCGGCTGGATCCCTGATGTATATACGTTATCCTTTGAGACGAACGGGGGAACACCGCTGGATCCGGTACCGGTGACGTATGGAACTTATGTAGATAAAGAGCTGCTTAAGACGAAGCGTACCGGATACGAACTTACCGGCTGGTTCAAGGACCCGGGGCTGACAGAAGCCTTTGCCCCGGAGAGCGAGTATGTAGACCGGGATATGACCATCTATGCGGCGTGGGAGCTGGAAAAGTTCACCGTAAGACTGCACTACCGTGAGGACAAGGACAGCCAGGAAGAGGAAGTCACCACGTACACAAAGGTATACCAGGTGGGAGATTATATCGCGAAACCGGACAAGGCCATTCCGCATAAGACACTCAGCAGCTGGTTCACTGCTCCTGACTGGCAGAAAGAACATCAGTGGGTATTTAAAAGGGACAAGGTGACCGGAGACACGGATCTCTATGCTTACTGGTCTGATACGCTGTACAAAGTCCATTTTGAGACATACGGGGGAACGGAGATAGAAGATAAGGAACTGCCCTGGGGAAGCCTGCTGGAGGCGCCGGAGGCGCCGGAACATGACGGTTGTGTGTTCGGAGGGTGGTTTAAAGACGCAGAATACAAGACCGCGTGGGATTTTGAAGAAGATTTTGTAGACGGCAATACAACTGTTTATGCCAAATGGAAACCGAATACATATACGGTGACGTTTGACGCCGCGGGAGGCACGGGAGGACCGGCTGCCCAGAAACTTCCGTACGGTTCCCTCATTCCAGAACCGGCGGCGCCTGTCAGAGAAGGGTATGTGCTGACAGGATGGAAGAGCTCCGAGGGCGGAGACTGGAATTTTGCCCAGGATACAGTTGCGGGAGACATGACGCTGACTGCTCAGTGGAAGGCGGCTGCCGCCGCGGCCAAAGCATCCGGGGAGGGGAAACAGACGGGCGGCACAGGCTCGTCCGGAGGAGCCGGCGGTACGTCAGGTTCCGGAGACGGTACGCTGGATTCAGCGGTGCAGGCGCTGACAGACGCGGCAAACGGGCTTAAGAAGATCCTCACAGGGGACAAAGCGCCGCTGACTTACGCGGTCACAGGAATCTTTCTGTCCGCCGCCGCACTTATATGGCTGTTAAAAAAACGCTTTAAATAA
- a CDS encoding ornithine cyclodeaminase family protein, with translation MLLLSREDIKKVFTIKDAIEADKKAFQLVVEGKCDAPLRTNIQAPKHDGCFLFMPAYVEEMDTASLKIINIFPHNIDNGIPSSPAQVLLIDGSTGIVTAVLDGTYVTQLRTGAASGAAFDVLARKDARIGALIGTGGQAATQLEAMMAARDLEEVRVYDMNYERTVDFAARMQEELKDYGTKIVAVRSSDEAVEGADLLITVTPSSKPVFDGTKVKAGATVSCVGAYQHHMQEMDPRILTRASKIYFDSEEAVLSESGDILIPLEEGIITKDDFTGDLGDVIKGKVTGRENDEEIIVFETVGVATQDLVAAKEIYEKAVAAGVGTQWN, from the coding sequence ATGCTGTTATTATCCAGAGAGGATATCAAAAAAGTATTTACGATCAAGGACGCGATCGAGGCAGATAAGAAAGCGTTCCAGCTTGTCGTGGAGGGAAAGTGTGACGCGCCGCTTCGCACGAATATCCAGGCGCCGAAGCATGACGGATGTTTCTTGTTCATGCCGGCTTATGTTGAAGAGATGGACACAGCATCCCTGAAGATCATCAACATATTCCCGCATAATATTGACAACGGAATTCCGTCTTCACCCGCGCAGGTGCTGCTTATTGACGGCAGCACAGGTATCGTGACCGCGGTACTGGACGGTACATATGTGACACAGCTTAGGACCGGGGCAGCGTCAGGCGCGGCGTTTGACGTGCTGGCGAGAAAGGATGCCAGGATCGGCGCCCTCATCGGAACCGGAGGACAGGCGGCAACACAGCTGGAAGCCATGATGGCGGCCCGCGACCTTGAAGAGGTCAGAGTGTATGATATGAACTATGAGCGTACCGTGGACTTTGCTGCCCGCATGCAGGAGGAACTTAAGGATTACGGTACTAAAATTGTGGCGGTCAGATCCTCCGATGAAGCGGTGGAGGGCGCCGACCTTCTGATCACAGTCACTCCTTCCTCCAAACCTGTATTTGATGGAACGAAAGTGAAGGCAGGAGCTACCGTAAGCTGTGTAGGCGCTTATCAGCACCACATGCAGGAGATGGATCCTCGTATCCTCACACGTGCTTCCAAAATATATTTTGATTCTGAGGAAGCAGTATTATCTGAATCCGGAGATATCCTTATCCCGCTTGAAGAAGGAATCATCACAAAAGACGATTTTACCGGAGACCTTGGCGATGTCATAAAAGGAAAGGTCACAGGACGGGAAAATGACGAGGAGATCATCGTATTTGAGACAGTAGGCGTGGCGACACAGGATCTGGTCGCTGCAAAAGAAATCTACGAAAAAGCAGTGGCGGCCGGAGTCGGCACTCAGTGGAACTAA
- a CDS encoding TrmB family transcriptional regulator has product MDNEIILLNKIGLTDAEAKVYLTLLQNGSLSGYEAGKLAGVTRSKIYNILESLITKGFILYTEYESNNKYAAVPMSEVAERVEDETKGVLSDLTERLNIFPQKTNLDYIWHIRTNGNVFAKCRDIIRETKEELLLQIWIQDLPCILHDIQKLEEKGLRLGIVIFGAEDDEAIPLRKYCRHGMGEEKKAEMGGRWITLVSDMSEVVFGQIISDTIAEVIWTESRPMISLAAECVRHDMYFYKSADKFTDIMQQEYGDDLKGIRNIF; this is encoded by the coding sequence ATGGACAATGAGATCATATTATTGAATAAGATCGGCCTGACCGACGCGGAGGCAAAAGTCTATCTCACACTGCTGCAGAACGGCAGCCTGTCGGGATATGAAGCGGGTAAGCTGGCCGGCGTTACGCGCTCAAAGATATATAATATTCTGGAGTCGCTCATCACGAAAGGTTTTATACTCTATACGGAATATGAAAGTAACAATAAATATGCCGCGGTTCCGATGTCAGAGGTGGCGGAGCGGGTGGAAGACGAGACGAAAGGGGTCCTGTCTGACCTGACGGAGCGGCTGAACATATTTCCGCAGAAGACGAATCTGGATTACATATGGCATATCCGGACAAACGGCAATGTGTTTGCCAAATGCCGGGATATCATCCGGGAGACGAAAGAAGAGCTGCTGCTCCAGATATGGATACAGGACCTTCCCTGTATACTCCATGATATTCAGAAGCTGGAAGAGAAGGGACTGCGGCTTGGGATCGTCATATTCGGCGCAGAAGATGATGAGGCGATACCTCTTAGAAAATACTGCAGGCACGGAATGGGCGAGGAGAAGAAAGCAGAGATGGGCGGCCGCTGGATCACTCTCGTATCAGACATGAGCGAGGTGGTATTCGGACAGATCATAAGCGATACGATCGCGGAAGTGATCTGGACAGAGAGCCGGCCGATGATCTCCCTGGCTGCGGAGTGTGTAAGACATGATATGTATTTCTATAAGAGCGCGGATAAGTTCACCGATATCATGCAGCAGGAATATGGGGATGATCTGAAAGGAATACGGAATATATTTTAG
- a CDS encoding methyl-accepting chemotaxis protein: MGRKDEKALDTLELSRTRSDKIRKIIARITEGRKAFQTIADINLHASLQMSSLNLELGDKSDRIIKYGKKIGSVGANIQADLSSTSNHTAMIMAEHENLSNTLAEVSDNSAHVLESLNENKAALAGMQETCSVVSVESKTMKQDMAELQRKIDDVKRAVGSINSISNQINLLSLNASVEAARAGEAGKGFGVVAGEIHKLYEATNVMIKDMEKSLENITIASARSVKSVNTTVDSLEKVEQGVSEVVERNEGSGREINQIVDNIAKVAATSEEISSSINETSQNMEHLGRETDSLLKMTQSLEDLNHVLLEKVIRPIQTLEEKMETSTEIIGKMNKDIFYRLDNRIFIESMKSAISAHRTWVATLKSIADTKEIVPLQANPRKCGFGHFYYTINPQKSDILKIWGSVEKPHQELHELGDEAVTAIKNGKEYMLDSIYQRAVSISSILIEKFETMVRMSEDYERRGESVFEAD, from the coding sequence ATGGGAAGAAAAGATGAAAAAGCATTGGATACGCTGGAATTATCCAGGACACGCTCAGATAAAATCAGAAAAATCATCGCACGGATAACAGAAGGAAGGAAAGCGTTTCAGACGATTGCTGACATCAATCTTCATGCTTCACTCCAGATGAGCAGTCTGAACCTGGAGTTGGGTGATAAAAGCGACAGGATAATAAAGTATGGCAAAAAGATAGGCTCAGTCGGGGCAAATATTCAGGCGGATTTATCTTCCACATCCAACCATACGGCCATGATAATGGCAGAACATGAAAATTTGTCAAATACGCTGGCCGAGGTGTCCGATAATTCAGCTCATGTGCTGGAAAGCCTGAATGAGAACAAGGCGGCGCTGGCCGGAATGCAGGAGACGTGTTCCGTTGTGTCCGTTGAATCTAAGACAATGAAGCAGGATATGGCAGAACTGCAGCGGAAGATCGATGACGTGAAGCGTGCGGTGGGGAGCATCAACAGTATATCCAATCAGATCAACCTCCTTTCTCTGAATGCGTCGGTGGAAGCGGCAAGGGCCGGCGAGGCAGGTAAGGGATTCGGCGTCGTTGCCGGTGAGATCCACAAGCTGTATGAGGCTACAAATGTGATGATCAAAGATATGGAAAAGTCTCTTGAGAATATTACGATCGCGTCGGCCAGAAGTGTAAAGAGTGTGAACACAACGGTGGACTCACTGGAAAAGGTAGAACAAGGTGTCTCCGAGGTGGTGGAGCGCAACGAAGGCAGCGGCCGGGAGATCAACCAGATCGTCGACAATATCGCCAAGGTGGCGGCTACAAGTGAAGAGATCAGCAGTTCTATCAATGAGACGAGCCAGAATATGGAGCATCTCGGGAGAGAGACAGACAGCCTGCTTAAGATGACTCAGAGCCTTGAAGATCTGAACCATGTACTGCTTGAGAAAGTCATACGGCCGATACAGACACTGGAAGAAAAGATGGAGACGAGCACGGAGATCATCGGCAAGATGAACAAGGATATATTCTACCGGCTGGATAACCGTATTTTTATCGAATCCATGAAATCGGCGATCTCCGCGCACCGGACATGGGTCGCCACATTAAAGAGTATAGCAGATACAAAGGAGATCGTGCCGCTTCAGGCTAATCCGAGGAAATGTGGATTCGGACATTTCTACTATACGATCAATCCTCAGAAGTCAGATATACTGAAGATATGGGGAAGTGTAGAGAAGCCGCATCAGGAGCTGCATGAGCTGGGAGATGAGGCGGTAACGGCCATCAAGAATGGCAAGGAGTACATGCTGGATTCTATTTACCAGAGGGCGGTAAGTATCTCATCGATTCTGATAGAAAAGTTTGAGACGATGGTGAGGATGTCCGAGGACTATGAACGGCGGGGAGAAAGTGTATTTGAGGCGGATTAG
- a CDS encoding ATP-dependent nuclease, with translation MQITDLRIRNFKSIRDMHIQGIENALILVGKNNTGKTAVLDAIRAVGGSYEISREDFQEDYPNIEIMMSLEICEEDLRRLHRSGAVSQYRRYETWLSDFQKKLPSYAGEILTFEYVANREGKVRWVDGTKKNNPYIQEIFPQIYYMDTQRSLGQFQEELLMLQEDSLLKQMRKGCCIFDEAKLCNNCFACIGLINQKKPEEMNAFEAAKLLDHKLYQLNLDAFSRRVNENFSRNGGLDEIRFSMNRDIERMLSVTAEAYDPSRNVVKPVAHMGKGMRSIYMLSLLETYAQSEGQNPGMIIVEEPEIFLHPQLQKVSGEILYRLSRDNQIIFSTHSPNMLTNFNSRQIRQVVLDGDGCSQVCERTDISAILETLGYSANDLMNVNFVFIVEGKQDKSRLPLLIRKYYSETYDEQGRLSRIAIITTNSCTNIKTYANLKYMNQIYLKDNFLMVRDGDGKDRETLKRQLCRYYEERSREDVDKLPRVTEKNVLILKYYSFENYFLNPSIMVKLGVIGTEEEFYETFLEKWKEYLHKIQSGIQLRKIIGKDLETAEDVRDHIEDIKIHMRGHNLYDIYYGRYKEEETELLTKYIELAAREDFQDILDAIDQFIYFESRKS, from the coding sequence ATGCAGATCACAGATCTGAGAATAAGGAACTTCAAATCCATAAGAGACATGCACATTCAGGGAATCGAGAATGCGCTTATTCTGGTTGGAAAAAATAACACGGGAAAGACCGCCGTTCTGGACGCCATCCGCGCGGTGGGAGGCTCTTATGAGATAAGCCGGGAGGACTTTCAGGAGGACTATCCGAACATAGAGATAATGATGAGTCTGGAAATCTGTGAGGAAGACTTAAGGAGGCTGCACAGGAGCGGCGCTGTCAGCCAGTACCGCAGATATGAGACGTGGCTTTCGGACTTTCAGAAAAAGCTGCCCTCCTATGCAGGTGAGATTCTCACCTTTGAATATGTGGCGAACCGGGAAGGAAAGGTGCGCTGGGTCGATGGAACAAAGAAGAACAATCCGTACATTCAGGAAATATTTCCGCAGATCTATTATATGGATACACAGCGCAGCCTCGGACAGTTTCAGGAAGAACTTCTTATGTTGCAGGAAGACAGTCTGCTGAAACAGATGCGGAAAGGATGCTGCATCTTTGACGAGGCGAAGCTGTGCAACAACTGCTTTGCCTGTATCGGTCTTATCAACCAGAAGAAGCCGGAGGAGATGAATGCGTTTGAGGCGGCGAAGCTGCTGGATCATAAACTGTATCAGCTGAATCTGGACGCATTTTCCCGCAGGGTAAATGAGAACTTCAGCAGAAACGGAGGGCTTGACGAGATACGCTTCTCCATGAACCGTGATATAGAACGGATGCTCTCGGTCACTGCCGAGGCGTATGACCCCAGCCGGAATGTGGTAAAACCGGTTGCACATATGGGGAAAGGGATGCGCAGCATCTACATGCTGTCTCTGCTGGAAACCTATGCCCAGAGTGAAGGGCAGAATCCGGGCATGATCATAGTGGAAGAGCCTGAGATCTTTCTCCATCCGCAGCTGCAGAAGGTGTCCGGGGAGATATTGTACCGGCTGTCCAGAGATAATCAGATCATATTTTCCACACATTCCCCCAATATGCTCACAAATTTCAACAGCCGCCAGATACGCCAGGTCGTACTCGACGGGGACGGCTGCTCCCAGGTGTGTGAAAGAACAGACATCAGCGCTATACTGGAGACGCTCGGGTACAGCGCAAATGACCTGATGAATGTCAATTTTGTGTTTATCGTGGAGGGAAAGCAGGATAAGAGCAGACTGCCCCTTCTGATCAGGAAGTATTATTCCGAGACTTACGATGAGCAGGGAAGGCTGTCGCGTATCGCTATCATAACGACGAACAGCTGCACAAATATTAAAACGTATGCAAATCTGAAGTATATGAATCAGATATACCTGAAAGACAACTTTCTCATGGTGCGCGACGGGGACGGCAAAGACAGAGAAACGCTGAAAAGGCAGCTTTGCAGATACTACGAGGAGCGCAGCAGAGAAGATGTGGATAAGCTGCCCCGTGTGACGGAAAAGAATGTGCTCATACTGAAGTATTATTCCTTTGAAAATTATTTTCTGAACCCGTCTATTATGGTAAAGCTTGGAGTGATCGGCACGGAAGAAGAGTTTTACGAGACATTTCTTGAAAAGTGGAAGGAGTATCTTCATAAGATCCAAAGCGGCATACAGTTAAGGAAGATCATCGGAAAGGATCTGGAGACTGCAGAGGATGTGAGGGATCATATAGAAGATATCAAGATCCACATGAGGGGCCACAACCTCTATGACATATATTACGGAAGATATAAGGAAGAAGAGACAGAGCTGCTCACAAAATATATCGAACTGGCGGCGCGGGAGGACTTTCAGGACATTCTGGACGCCATAGACCAGTTCATTTATTTTGAGAGCCGCAAAAGCTGA